The Candidatus Hydrogenedens sp. genomic sequence TCCCATTCATTGGAAGCTGGAATTCAAAGGTTGTTGAACTTTGTGGAAATAATTTTGATGAAATAAAAAAATTTAAGAAAATAATTTTGGATAAGTTGAAAAACTGGGTTACTCTTGATGACTATTCAAAGGCAAATTATTACCAATATTTTTTTGAATTTCAAAAACAACTTGAATTTCCGCTGAGAATATTCTCCTTAAATTATGATTTATGCTTAGAAAAGAATAATAATCAAGTTTTACTATAGAGTCGGGTTTCGATGAGCAAAGAAAATGGCAATGGCAAAGGTTTGAGAAGAATGAGAATATGCCTGTGAATATCTACTTTTATAAAATGCATGGTTCTATTAATTGGAAACGTAATCAAGATGGTTTTCTAAGTTTTTCAGATGAAGTAAATCAAATTACGGAACCAGATCTAATTTTTGGAACTAATTACAAATTGCAATACATAGATCCTTATCTCTTTTATGCTTATGAATTTAGAAAATATTCATTAGAAAGTGTGCTAATCATTACAATAGGTTATAGTTTTTCTGATGATCATATTAATGGAATTATTGGGCAAGCTATTAGAAGCCAAACAACCAAAAAACTTTTAGTAAATTTATATGAAGAAAACAATAAAGATGAAGAAAAAATTAAGAATGTAATAGCAAAAAAGATTAAATCAAAACCCGAGCAAATATTCTTAAAGAATCAAAAAGCATCTGAATTCTTGAAAGGACTTCTTAATGAAGAAGCATTAGTTAATTTTTTTGATCAAGATACAGAATTTGATTAAATAGATTGATATGATGTTACATGTTTATTTTTCAATTAGAAATTGGATTAGGAAAATAAGAGAAAATGAAGTGGAGTTTGAAGATGGAACCAAAATTAATACCAAAGATTTGGATTATAAATTAATAAAACCTTTAATTTGGTGGGAGTGATATGAAACAAGAAATTAGCCATATTGCCGAATCAAGTTAAAAATTAACATGAAAACAAATACTAAATGAAATATTAAAAGGAGAACATTATGGACCTATACCTTCAAAACATAGCAGAAAACTTTAATTTAAATAACCTGCCTGCGGATTGGCTGGGCGTTGACTTTGAAAAATTTTCAAATGAAAAATCGCTTTTTGACTATCAGCAAACAGCCATTGAAAACGCTTTAAAAATTTTGTATTTGTATTACGATGAATACAAAGAAAATAAAAACAAATTTTACGAGCGTTATCAAAACAATGGACTAAATCAAGATTTAAGCTACAATATAAAGAATGAAAAGAATGAAAGCAAAACCTTAAAATATCTACTGGAATACGATAAAGATTATCCAATTAATGATGATAAAATATCTTTTGAGTGTTTTATCAATCGGATGTGCTTTTGGATGGCTACCGGATCCGGTAAAACACTTGTAATTGTGAAATTACTTGAACTTCTTGGCTATTTAATACAAAATAATAAAATTCCTAAAAAGGATATTTTGTTTTTAACCTATCGTGAAGACCTGTTAGAACAATTTAAAGAACACGTAGAAGAGTTTAATCACTCAGGGCCAAAGATACAAATCAACTTAATCAACTTAAGAGAATATGCTTCTAATAAAATAAATCCTGCTTTGAAGTTCAGTAATTCTGTAGATGTTTATTTTTATCGCAGTGATTTAATCTCTGATGAACAAAAAGATAAAATTATTAATTACAAAAACTACGATAACAACGGCAATTGGTATATACTTTTAGATGAAGCCCACAAAGGAGACAGAGAAGATAGCAAAAGACAAATGATTTATTCGATTTTGAGCAGAAACGGTTTTATGTTCAACTTTTCTGCCACTTTTACCGATGATAGGGACTATGCAACCTGTGTTTACAACTTTAACCTTGCCCGTTTTATTGAGTCAGGATACGGAAAACATATCTATATTTCAAAAGAAAGTATAAAAGCATTAGAAAATAAAGACAATGTTATTGATACAGAAAAACAAAAAATTCCTTTAAAAGTATTTATTCTTCAAGCAGCAATTAATAAATGTTTCA encodes the following:
- a CDS encoding SIR2 family protein, encoding MPVNIYFYKMHGSINWKRNQDGFLSFSDEVNQITEPDLIFGTNYKLQYIDPYLFYAYEFRKYSLESVLIITIGYSFSDDHINGIIGQAIRSQTTKKLLVNLYEENNKDEEKIKNVIAKKIKSKPEQIFLKNQKASEFLKGLLNEEALVNFFDQDTEFD
- a CDS encoding DEAD/DEAH box helicase family protein, with the translated sequence MDLYLQNIAENFNLNNLPADWLGVDFEKFSNEKSLFDYQQTAIENALKILYLYYDEYKENKNKFYERYQNNGLNQDLSYNIKNEKNESKTLKYLLEYDKDYPINDDKISFECFINRMCFWMATGSGKTLVIVKLLELLGYLIQNNKIPKKDILFLTYREDLLEQFKEHVEEFNHSGPKIQINLINLREYASNKINPALKFSNSVDVYFYRSDLISDEQKDKIINYKNYDNNGNWYILLDEAHKGDREDSKRQMIYSILSRNGFMFNFSATFTDDRDYATCVYNFNLARFIESGYGKHIYISKESIKALENKDNVIDTEKQKIPLKVFILQAAINKCFNQVRKISSNLYHKPLLLTLVNSVNTDDSDLELFFKEIEKIATGQGNNEIFNLAKNEIIKVLSDGQAKFEFENEQLNKNILETINQTSFNEILQYVFNSEKNGNIEVLKIPSNKQELIFKLATSDKPFALMKIGDITEWIKNKLSNYEIIERFDNESIFKQINQNEDINILMGSRSFYEGWDSNRPNII